The Ostrea edulis chromosome 1, xbOstEdul1.1, whole genome shotgun sequence genomic sequence ATcctacaaattttgaaaaaaagaaaaccgaAACTAAGGTCTTGACTGAAGGCAAACGAGTAACTCGCTCGTTTGACAAAAGAAAATACACCCTACATGAAAAGGTTGTTATTCATCATCATGACATATAAGTGTATAATTTTCTTGAGAATTGAAAAATAAGAATcctatcaatatttaaatttaagATGATATGGCCTATAAAGTGATAAATTCGGTTTAATCGTATAATAATTTTTGTTAACAAATAACTTGCTTATAGTTCGGTCTTTGCATTCTGCAGACAGTTccgataaacaattttgatgaaaatatttttttaatttaaaatgagaaacttgatcatacaaatgtaacaagacaaatgaattattcctatataccaaaaaaaaaaaacaaaaacaaaaaacaaaaaaaaagaaagaaagaaaaaaaacccaactaagGACAAGagatataggcctacatgtctCTGCACTTGCTAGAAACTACCAACGGTGATAAAATGGTATCGGATTTTGCTATGCCTAGGGTTTTTAAAATTTCGAGATCTTCTGTTTAATTCagctgagctgaaagctcaagtaagcttttctgatcacccgttgtccgtcgttatccgtccgtccgtctgtctgtctatctgtaaactttcacattttctacttcttctctgggccattttcaattaaacttggcaAAAATCATTCTtcggtgaaggggattcaagtttgtttaagtGAAGAACAACGCCTTTCTTCAAGGTgagataatagcaaaaatacattgacaaattttataaaTCGTCTCCACTATTCCAGGACCAGTGGATCAATTTCAACTTTGCACAAAGGATTCCTAggtgaaggagattcaagtttcttcaaatgaagggccatactcccttcaaaggggagataatcacaaaaatgcaaaaatagggtggggtcatttataaaatgttcatctcaagaaccactgggccaaaaatgttgaaatttacatgaaagcttcctgacatggtgtaggttcaagtttattcaaatcatgatccctggagttagggtggggccacaatagagattaaagtttttatgtgctgatacatgtatgtatggaaaatatctttaaaaatatctcttgaactactTAAGCTAAGGCTTTCAtcttttgtatataaattccttacggcaagacctttcatgtgatttAGTGGTATgtgatattgtgaccttgacctggaaatTTGACCCACTTTTAATAAAAAGTTTACTtattcaatatgtcctgaactatttaagacaTATCTTTCATGTCTTGtgtataaatttcttatggcgAGGCATTTCATTTCACATCATGtcctttgatcttgtgaccttgaactctgaGTTTTACCTTTTATGATAACACAGCCTATTAAGTGTATCGGGAACTATTTTAAGTAAGTCTCTCATCTTTTGTATAGAGATTCTTTATAGCAAGACATTGtaacacaatggtgtttgaacTTTTgtccttggagtttgacctactttaaagaaAACCCGACCTATTTGATATATCCtgtaaggtagggctttcatattttgcgtAGAGATTCTTTATagcaagaccttgttatactttggtATTGGCCTTGAACAAAGGCAGGGCCAATGTGGCTCAAGTGACCGATGTggccaatgggcctcttgttttgattgaaaatgaaaccagGTGAGCTTTTTTCGGGTTTCagggttttctttaaaaatcttcttacgAACCGCTGACCATGATTAGTCATTGATATGAAAGTGTGCCATAATGTATTCCAGATTCTTTGTGAACAATTCATGCCCCCTGAAGCTAGGATGGGGctataaagaaaatcaaaaatagaattattttcaagagtagcagggctACGAATATAGGTGAacatcattcaaaaatcttctccagaacagcaaggtcatgttagaaTAATGATATTCTAGTTCGGATAAGTTATGTCCACGTGGTGCCATAATACAAGGTCAACTTTTTTTCATGTGAATAAACAGGAAAGAAACTCGGGTGAGCATTTGCGATTCATGGGCAAAAGATTAGATTAGAAAAAAGAATGTTTCATCGGTAGCAGGGCAGTCGATACACCATATTGTGAAATAATATATAGCGATTTCTTGGAAACTTCCCAAGAATGTATTATGTCGCATTGAATGAATCTAAATAAAAACGTAccagtattttgaattttttcatttgaaattgcCTTGTGCAACTAGTGCTAAGGAATAACTTGTACATATCAATTCATTGAAACTTCCATTCCTTTGTAATTCGCTATTGTTATTGATGCAAAAACAATGCAGTTTATGAAAGCTAAATATATGTACACCAACATGAAGAATCGGTTTATTACGCAAGCAAAGAGTTCCCATTCATTGGTGTCGTTGTCCTTTCCATGCAATAGATTTTTTCTTTCCGGAGAAAGGTTAGAAATTTTACCCTTCTCTAAAGTTAAGGGTTTCGCATCGATGTCATGTTCCTCTCCTTCGGCACTTTTTTGTTTATGAAGGGGATGTCCATTATCTGTATGCTCTGGGTTCATAATGCTCGTGACCTGAACAATCTCATCATTATTTATCTCTCGCTCAGATTGAACACACAATATCTTTCGAATTATATTCAGAAATATGAAGTAAGTAAACGGAGAAATGTGGTGGTTTTCTGGCGATctgtaataaatgtataatacaaCAGTGGAGAAAGCACACGCAATGCAGATAAGTGCCATGGATAATGCAAAATACGTCGCAATGCGGGGAAAGTTTTCAGACGAAGACGGCAATATGTCTTGCACAAGCAAAAGATATACGgttagagagagaaaaacagTAACCTGTAATGAAATCTTTTCTCCTGAAAATGGTGGCAGTACGAAACCCGCGGCAGTTAGCATATTGATCAATAAGCAGGGGAATATAATGGTTACCACATAAAATACAGGTTTTCTGGTAATATGAATATGAAAGGTTACATCTTGAAACGTATCGGCGCAACAATCGTAGTATAGATTGTGTTTCACTGTTGCAGTTTTTACTACAATCCATTCATTATGAGTGAGAAAATGAGAAACATCTATCTCATCTTTTTGCTTTTCGACTTCAATATACTTTGACGAGTAAATCCAGGAACCGAATGTCAAACTGCACACTTGATGGTCAAAAGGAAAATACGCTACGTTTATTTTGCAGTTGACTGTCACGACAGACGGAAAAAGATACATCACAGTGCCTGTATAATGAATGTCGGCTCTGAAATCTTCCATATTGGGTAGGTCCCCTTCTGCGCTGGTTCCTTCGAATAGGGTAATATCTGGAATCCAGATTTTAGAATAAGGTACTATCAATTCAGTCTGGTTATGAAACTGTGAGGGATCCCACTTCAATAAACAGTCTGTCCATTTTAGACGGACCCATACTTCCAGGCGCATTAATTGTTGTTTTTCTATCATTTCCACAATGTCTCTCAATGCGAGTCCAATTTCAACACGTAATCTTTTATTGGTTTCGCATATCGGCATGATGTTGGGATTGTATCCAGAGGAACGTAATAGATGATGGTATAAATTCTCACTAGTTTCACAAACACACATTCTGGCAGAAAACATTACAATTAAGAGCAAGTAAAGTAAAATCCGCCTTATTGTTTCCATTCTACGTTGCCAACGTCAATTTTCAAATTCCCCAGTAGATACGTAACACTACAATTAAGTGACGTAACTCAGCTTCAATAGAACACGTGactgtacttttttaaaataataaatccATGTGTTACGCAATCGGCAATCCTCGAATGATTCCATTGCGCTTCAGCTTCACTTCCCAAACTTCAGATGTGATTGGTGTAATGAACCGATTTGTTACATTTCTTTACCGAAAGTACCTGTTCACTCTTTTTCCACTCCGTATTTAGTTTAGTAATGGCTAAAAATGACGTTTGCTCTGCGCTGCAGTTTGCAAAGGACTGCGTTGGCATACACTTAGGGAATAATTATATCATCCCGTCATTTGGTATTTAATGCTGATTTAACGGTCGCCTTGGCGGAACAGGTAAAACGGGTGTTTGTGCTTTTGAAATCAGCACTAACGGTTGTAAATAACAAACTAGAAGACCACCACAATTTCGCATTTTGCTTGATACGTCTTATTTTTAAGTTCTTCTTTTCTGTTTTATGAAATacgttatgaaatatttatactTGACGTTATGTTTGAAATCATGTcattgtattatgacgtcacaattgaaatCAATGTACATTCTGTAGTTAATGCGTAAGTCAAAATGCAATTACGAAACAATTGCATTAAAAAATTGTTCCATGTTTTCTAATTTGAGAACTAGTCTCTTTTGATCACGTGCATGTACATCCCCATTATGGCGACAAATCCATCGCGTACGAGTTCTGTGTGCGAGGCTAACTTCCTCCAGAATTCGTTTGCACATAGGCTAGTTTGCATACAAACCAAATTCTTTCATGCAGGCATTGTgggatttaagaaatgaaacttataattctttgtttgatgcatgtatcaaacgaaacattggacggaaaacttcatcaatgcgcgtagcgTGCTTGACTTAGCTTCCACCAATGGAATcaagatatttgattgaaaagaAAACGTTGGAAATCTCTTAACACTAAGCGCACGATACTGGtgtcaaatttgtatcactcttgttaatcCAGCTAGCTAAGCAGCCATtgagggattacagggcagccaccCAAGCTTCGACATAGCTACTGGGTTTATTTAGCATATCAGGGCAAGGTCAATTaactattcaattcaggccaaatgtctcacggctggtagtgctgtatatttattaaagtttattttTAGCAGAGTAGCTCCTCTAGTGAAATCTAAGACATccgaggtcaggtcatggtcaatgaagtcaaatcttttatcaatttttgaaattatgcatttcacctacaatcaatgactaaatccatgcgtacatctagcatgtgtacatcaacattatcaaatacgaatcagatattatggaatataaatcgagatttatatatcgaatataaataacaaggttaccaaatgtaaataaatagcaaaattgtcaaatataaatcaaaattttggcatattgatattaagattatcgaatacaattagaattttctcatatgaataacaagattatcgaatatgattaaagagtttcgtatataaatcaagatttgtagaATATTGTAACGTTTTACACACGGTAGgtgtatctgttcaatgctgaatttttatatgcatacatacagtagtacatgcaacaaaatCTTATCTGtataattgtcatttgataaagccagttaaagtacatgtaccagagtAAAACATATCAATGAGATACAcatgctataaaaaaaaataatagcaaCATTTCACGTTCAGCTGGACGTAGGTTGTGTACATTGACGTTGCGTCATTGCGCGACAAAATCACATTGGACATTTAGTATCTTTTTGTTTTCCTAAATGGAcgcgggataaaatgaaatgttgtatattctatatagtaaattttatgtattttctgtaagttatattcattaaaatattcgcgttggaataatgcttagaaataagacatataatggtagaattgtttaaaaaccgcggtatttgtagaataaggatatttcactggacaccgataaaatcaatctacttcgtggatatactcagaattatATAATACTGGCATACACTGTGCTCCacgatatatgtacattataaatgtaacaaggataGTCAACTTTCCCCTGTATTAGGCATGCTACTGGTCATGGTGGTTTGCATTTGCAGTCTATCTACAAACACGGGAGACCACTGTCTTTGACATTTATGAACtgaatgtttaaagtaattggtttatggcttttagataaggacgtcacaatcatacaccaattcttatgttatttgggacaaaaccaatcattttattaatctgtggataaagCGTATGCGTATTTCATGTAACGCGGGACAGCGAAAAATGACCACACCTGCGTGTATATAACTCCGTTATTGCTAATGAAATGcttgtaaattattttttatataagctattatcattatttatatattttccttgccattgatgtacatgtataagactttaataatccacaaaatatacatctgtgtaaACACAGCGGAAGCATTTTCTAATGCACGTATAAAAGTAACACCTTAATACTGAACACGCTGTAATTTAATAGCAAGCTGGTGGTTATCTTGTCCCATGTAGCAATGAAGTATTTTAATCCAACacaa encodes the following:
- the LOC125661167 gene encoding neuronal acetylcholine receptor subunit alpha-2-like, producing the protein METIRRILLYLLLIVMFSARMCVCETSENLYHHLLRSSGYNPNIMPICETNKRLRVEIGLALRDIVEMIEKQQLMRLEVWVRLKWTDCLLKWDPSQFHNQTELIVPYSKIWIPDITLFEGTSAEGDLPNMEDFRADIHYTGTVMYLFPSVVTVNCKINVAYFPFDHQVCSLTFGSWIYSSKYIEVEKQKDEIDVSHFLTHNEWIVVKTATVKHNLYYDCCADTFQDVTFHIHITRKPVFYVVTIIFPCLLINMLTAAGFVLPPFSGEKISLQVTVFLSLTVYLLLVQDILPSSSENFPRIATYFALSMALICIACAFSTVVLYIYYRSPENHHISPFTYFIFLNIIRKILCVQSEREINNDEIVQVTSIMNPEHTDNGHPLHKQKSAEGEEHDIDAKPLTLEKGKISNLSPERKNLLHGKDNDTNEWELFACVINRFFMLVYIYLAFINCIVFASITIANYKGMEVSMN